One genomic region from Quercus robur chromosome 4, dhQueRobu3.1, whole genome shotgun sequence encodes:
- the LOC126722853 gene encoding uncharacterized protein LOC126722853 produces the protein MEAKEGLNSLKVGSLPTLIYIPDFISESEQTMLLNNVYGAPVSKWKSLKNRRLQNWGGVVHEKGLLPQELPLWLTKITEKIYEESGLFPSAINHVLINEYLPNQGIMPHQDGPAYFPVVAILSLGSPAVMDFTPHSRLRSCTNNVEDTNSDGRTSDIGKEKFLGDDHSCSIVLMPRSLLIFKDEAYSDYLHGIKDSEVQEYDRAVNEVEALKHSVQDQQQFGSDVGSEEMRTQEFKTIHRNTNRISLTCRLVLKVHKKLFKF, from the exons ATGGAAGCAAAAGAGGGATTGAACAGCTTGAAAGTTGGTTCACTGCCCACCTTAATATACATTCCTGACTTCATATCCGAGAGCGAACAAACCATGCTCctaaataat GTTTATGGAGCCCCTGTATCAAAGTGGAAATCTTTGAAGAATAGGAGACTACAGAATTGGG GCGGTGTTGTCCATGAAAAGGGTCTTCTGCCACAAGAAT TGCCCCTGTGGCTAACAAAGATTACAGAAAAGATATATGAAGAATCAGGGCTATTCCCCTCAGCAATTAATCATGTTCTTATCAATGAATACCTTCCTAACCAAGGCATAATG CCACACCAGGATGGGCCTGCTTATTTTCCAGTCGTAGCAATTCTGTCACTTGGATCACCTGCTGTTATGGACTTTACTCCCCATTCAAGATTGAGATCTTGCACAAACAATGTCGAGGATACTAATTCTGATGGTAGAACTTCTGACATTGGAAAAGAGAAATTCTTAGGTGATGACCACTCTTGTTCGATTGTATTGATGCCTCGCAGTTTATTGATATTCAAGGATGAGGCATACTCAG ATTACCTGCATGGAATAAAAGATAGTGAAGTGCAAGAATACGACAGG GCTGTAAATGAGGTTGAAGCCCTGAAACATTCTGTACAAGATCAGCAACAATTTGGTTCGGACGTAGGTAGTGAAGAAATGAGAACTCAAGAATTTAAGAC
- the LOC126722854 gene encoding homeobox-DDT domain protein RLT3 isoform X1, with protein MARKTASQLQSLQQLYLENKYPTKELMEDNAAALGLTYKQVRGWFIERRRRDKRENGSIVPSCSASSKKNPILTTRVGSGTIAARKVLKGDPLLHKAKASLSLIANHPSTVETRIPKRKRKPILLQHLFTSDYILKKVFRKEGPPLGVEFDSLPSRAFCCHTDPKNSRPSCQDNQGAGKRLKVSEQAILSHQVSNKKSAPTKKHGIGKGLMAPAKKHGIGKGLMTQAKKHGIGKGLMTVWRATNPDGGDIPTGIDYTDREVVVSPISTSTAPKKPQHRVKRSQQAPVAKQVRLRNKSQDRRKQSTRRREVEPNQDEHLKQPDIVKCELALEGAISREDLNHVAMLVDDEELELQELQAGPNPLRCSDHFAANGIHGCSLCKDLLAKFPPNSVKMKHPFCTQPWDSSPEIVKKLFKVFHFLYTYAVAVDICSFTLDEFAQSFHDKDSLLLGKIHVALLKLLISEVEAELSNGYFPPHLSISCNFLALLHSAENQKVALEFWKRALNPLTWTEILRQVLVAAGFGSKQGAMRREALNKEMNLMVKYGLRPGTLKCELFKILSEQGNNGLKVSELAKSLPIAELNIASTTEELESLICSSLSSDITLFEKISSSSYRLRISSVAKEVDEFQSDTEDSGSVDDDPNDCGPCSDSDDSGCESGNSNSRKFKYMSRHKSQNNMLIVHNEIDESHPGEVWLLGLMEGEYSDLSIEEKLNALVAITDLLLASSSIRVEDPTQAIAECAPNIHHYGSGAKLKRSSTKQHSIDRPSWGYTGQMHSVKEAYSLFKFHPVDSSVSISKSYEKERSSGEGENVKEKEVESGLHLMQSVFLGSDRRYNRYWLFLGPCSALGPCSVYDPGHRRVYFESSEDGHWEVIDTVEDLRALLSVLDDRGKREAILIESLEKRQAFLCQAMSNKIVKSAGTRHLTQSDQSELDMVREDSCSPVSDVDNLSLTETIKDSLPSSGAVVLDVGNKGEEQQERWSRLQEFDSWIWNSFYSNLNAVKHGKRSYLDSLARCESCHDLYWRDEKHCRICHTTFELDFDLEERYAIHAATCREKEDSEILFPQHKVLSSQIQSLKAAIHAIESVMPEEALVGAWTKSAHKLWVKRLRRTSSMADLLQVLADFVGAINEDWLCECNGQQVSFNIIEETITSFASMPQTSSAVALWLVELDALIAPYLEKVRFQKRPEISTKGRCAPKQSMQLS; from the exons ATGGCAAGGAAGACGGCCTCGCAACTTCAATCCCTTCAACAACTCTACTTAG AGAATAAGTATCCTACAAAAGAGTTGATGGAAGACAATGCTGCTGCTTTGGGGTTGACGTACAAGCAGGTCCGGGGATGGTTTATtgagaggaggaggagggataaaagagaaaatggaAGTATTGTACCATCATGTTCCGCTTCAAGTAAGAAAAATCCCATTCTTACTACAAGGGTTGGGTCGGGTACTATTGCTGCTAGAAAGGTACTTAAAGGAGACCCCTTGTTGCATAAGGCAAAGGCTTCTTTGTCTTTAATAGCCAATCACCCATCTACAGTTGAGACCAGGATTcctaagagaaagagaaaacccATTCTTCTTCAGCATTTGTTTACTTCGGATTACATTCTAAAGAAAGTTTTCCGCAAGGAGGGCCCTCCGCTTGGTGTGGAATTTGACTCTCTTCCTTCTCGGGCATTTTGCTGCCATACGG ATCCTAAAAACTCTCGTCCATCTTGCCAAGACAACCAAGGAGCAGGCAAAAGGCTTAAG GTTTCCGAGCAAGCCATCTTAAGTCACCAGGTCTCTAATAAAAAGAGTGCTCCGACAAAGAAGCATGGTATTGGAAAAGGTTTGATGGCTCCGGCAAAGAAACATGGTATTGGGAAAGGTTTGATGACTCAGGCGAAGAAACATGGTATTGGGAAAGGTTTGATGACAGTTTGGCGGGCAACTAATCCTGATGGGGGTGATATTCCTACTGGTATCGATTATACAGACAGGGAAGTGGTTGTATCTCCAATCTCAACATCTACAGCACCTAAAAAACCACAACATCGGGTGAAAAGATCACAACAAGCTCCTGTGGCT aaacaGGTAAGGTTAAGAAATAAATCACAAGATAGGAGGAAACAGTCCACCAGAAGAAGAGAG GTGGAACCCAACCAGGATGAGCATCTCAAACAACCAGATATAGTAAAATGTGAACTTGCTTTGGAAGGAGCAATATCTCGAGAAGACCTTAATCATGTAGCTATGCTTGTGGACGATGAAGAGCTGGAGCTGCAAGAGTTACAAGCAGGACCAAATCCACTGAGGTGTTCAGATCATTTTGCTGCTAACGGTATACATGGTTGTTCACTTTGCAAAG ATTTGCTGGCTAAGTTTCCTCCAAATTCTGTTAAGATGAAGCATCCATTTTGTACTCAACCTTGGGATTCTTCTCCAGAGATTGTCAAGAAATTGTTTAAG GTTTTCCATTTCCTTTATACTTATGCTGTTGCAGTTGATATATGCTCCTTCACTCTTGATGAATTTGCTCAATCATTTCATGACAAG GATTCCCTGTTACTTGGAAAAATTCATGTGGCCCTTCTCAAGCTTCTTATATCTGAGGTAGAAGCAGAGCTTAGTAATGGATATTTTCCCCCACATTTGAGCATATCCTGCAATTTTCTTGCATTACTTCACTCG GCTGAAAACCAAAAAGTTGCTCTGGAGTTTTGGAAGAGAGCTTTAAACCCTCTAACATGGACAGAAATACTGCGTCAAGTATTGGTTGCTGCTGGTTTTGGTTCAAAGCAAGGTGCAATGCGGAGGGAAGCCCTTAACAAG GAAATGAACCTCATGGTGAAGTATGGTCTACGCCCGGGTACATTGAAGTGcgaattgtttaaaattttgtcaGAGCAAGGAAATAATGGGTTGAAAGTTTCTGAGTTGGCAAAGTCATTGCCG attgcTGAATTGAATATTGCCAGTACAACTGAAGAACTGGAGTCTTTAATATGTTCATCTCTTTCAAGTGATATTACGTTATTTGAAAAGATTTCATCATCTTCCTATCGTCTTCGTATTAGTTCTGTTGCAAAGGAAGTCGATGAATTTCAATCTGACACTGAGGACTCTGGAAGTGTTGATGATGACCCTAATGACTGTGGTCCGTGTAGCGACAGCGATGATTCGGGTTGTGAATCAGGAAATTccaattcaagaaaatttaagtATATGAGCCGTCATAAAAGTCAAAATAACATGCTGATTGTACACAATGAAATTGATGAAAGCCATCCAGGAGAAGTCTGGTTGTTAGGATTGATGGAAGGTGAATATTCAGATTTAAGCATAGAAGAAAAGTTGAATGCATTAGTGGCTATAACTGATCTTCTTCTTGCTAGCTCCAGTATCAGAGTAGAG GATCCAACACAAGCTATTGCTGAATGCGCACCTAACATCCATCATTATGGTTCTGGCGCAAAATTAAAGAGGTCATCAACTAAACAGCATAGCATTGACAGGCCATCTTGGGGCTATACTGGACAAATGCATAGTGTAAAAGAAGCATACTCATTATTTAAGTTTCATCCAGTTGATTCTTCAGTGTCAATATCAAAGTCTTATGAGAAGGAGAGGTCCTCTGGCGAAGgagaaaatgtaaaagaaaaagaagttgaGTCAGGTTTGCATCTCATGCAATCTGTGTTTTTGGGGTCTGATCGCAGGTACAATAGATACTGGCTTTTCTTGGGCCCTTGTAGTGCATTGGGCCCTTGTAGTGTATATGATCCAGGCCATAGGAGGGTTTACTTTGAATCTTCTGAAGATGGTCACTGGGAGGTGATTGATACCGTAGAG GATTTGCGTGCCTTGTTGTCAGTTTTAGATGACAGAGGTAAGCGGGAGGCAATCCTTATTGAATCTTTGGAGAAGCGACAAGCATTTCTCTGTCAAGCAATgtcaaataaaatagtaaagaGTGCTGGAACCAGACATTTGACACAGTCTGATCAATCTGAGCTGGACATGGTCAGAGAGGACAGTTGTTCTCCAGTATCTGATGTAGACAACCTAAGCCTGACTGAGACTATAAAAGATTCTTTGCCTTCATCAGGGGCTGTTGTTCTAGATGTTGGAAATAAGGGAGAAGAACAACAAGAAAGATGGAGCAGACTACAAGAATTTGATTCCTGGATATGGAATTCTTTTTACTCAAATCTTAACGCTGTAAAACATGGTAAAAGATCATATCTTGATTCACTTGCTAGGTGTGAAAGTTGTCATGATCTATATTGGAGAGATGAGAAGCACTGTAGGATATGCCATACCACATTTGAGCTCGATTTTGATTTAGAAGAAAGATACGCCATCCATGCAGCCACATGTAGGGAGAAAGAAGACTCTGAAATTCTGTTCCCACAGCATAAGGTTCTATCTTCACAAATCCAGTCTCTGAAAGCTGCAATCCATGCAATTGAG TCAGTCATGCCTGAAGAAGCATTGGTGGGTGCTTGGACAAAGTCTGCTCATAAGCTTTGGGTCAAAAGGCTCCGACGTACCTCTTCTATGGCTGACCTTTTACAG GTTCTTGCTGATTTTGTTGGTGCCATCAATGAGGACTGGTTGTGTGAATGCAATGGTCAGCAAGTTTCCTTTAATATTATTGAAGAGACTATTACATCCTTTGCATCTATGCCGCAAACATCATCTGCAGTTGCactttggttggtggaattggatGCCTTAATTGCTCCCTACTTGGAAAAAGTTCGTTTTCAAAAGAGGCCAGAAATCAGTACCAAAG GTAGGTGTGCTCCAAAGCAATCAATGCAGCTTTCTTAA
- the LOC126722854 gene encoding homeobox-DDT domain protein RLT3 isoform X2, whose protein sequence is MARKTASQLQSLQQLYLENKYPTKELMEDNAAALGLTYKQVRGWFIERRRRDKRENGSIVPSCSASSKKNPILTTRVGSGTIAARKVLKGDPLLHKAKASLSLIANHPSTVETRIPKRKRKPILLQHLFTSDYILKKVFRKEGPPLGVEFDSLPSRAFCCHTDPKNSRPSCQDNQGAGKRLKVSEQAILSHQVSNKKSAPTKKHGIGKGLMAPAKKHGIGKGLMTQAKKHGIGKGLMTVWRATNPDGGDIPTGIDYTDREVVVSPISTSTAPKKPQHRVKRSQQAPVAVRLRNKSQDRRKQSTRRREVEPNQDEHLKQPDIVKCELALEGAISREDLNHVAMLVDDEELELQELQAGPNPLRCSDHFAANGIHGCSLCKDLLAKFPPNSVKMKHPFCTQPWDSSPEIVKKLFKVFHFLYTYAVAVDICSFTLDEFAQSFHDKDSLLLGKIHVALLKLLISEVEAELSNGYFPPHLSISCNFLALLHSAENQKVALEFWKRALNPLTWTEILRQVLVAAGFGSKQGAMRREALNKEMNLMVKYGLRPGTLKCELFKILSEQGNNGLKVSELAKSLPIAELNIASTTEELESLICSSLSSDITLFEKISSSSYRLRISSVAKEVDEFQSDTEDSGSVDDDPNDCGPCSDSDDSGCESGNSNSRKFKYMSRHKSQNNMLIVHNEIDESHPGEVWLLGLMEGEYSDLSIEEKLNALVAITDLLLASSSIRVEDPTQAIAECAPNIHHYGSGAKLKRSSTKQHSIDRPSWGYTGQMHSVKEAYSLFKFHPVDSSVSISKSYEKERSSGEGENVKEKEVESGLHLMQSVFLGSDRRYNRYWLFLGPCSALGPCSVYDPGHRRVYFESSEDGHWEVIDTVEDLRALLSVLDDRGKREAILIESLEKRQAFLCQAMSNKIVKSAGTRHLTQSDQSELDMVREDSCSPVSDVDNLSLTETIKDSLPSSGAVVLDVGNKGEEQQERWSRLQEFDSWIWNSFYSNLNAVKHGKRSYLDSLARCESCHDLYWRDEKHCRICHTTFELDFDLEERYAIHAATCREKEDSEILFPQHKVLSSQIQSLKAAIHAIESVMPEEALVGAWTKSAHKLWVKRLRRTSSMADLLQVLADFVGAINEDWLCECNGQQVSFNIIEETITSFASMPQTSSAVALWLVELDALIAPYLEKVRFQKRPEISTKGRCAPKQSMQLS, encoded by the exons ATGGCAAGGAAGACGGCCTCGCAACTTCAATCCCTTCAACAACTCTACTTAG AGAATAAGTATCCTACAAAAGAGTTGATGGAAGACAATGCTGCTGCTTTGGGGTTGACGTACAAGCAGGTCCGGGGATGGTTTATtgagaggaggaggagggataaaagagaaaatggaAGTATTGTACCATCATGTTCCGCTTCAAGTAAGAAAAATCCCATTCTTACTACAAGGGTTGGGTCGGGTACTATTGCTGCTAGAAAGGTACTTAAAGGAGACCCCTTGTTGCATAAGGCAAAGGCTTCTTTGTCTTTAATAGCCAATCACCCATCTACAGTTGAGACCAGGATTcctaagagaaagagaaaacccATTCTTCTTCAGCATTTGTTTACTTCGGATTACATTCTAAAGAAAGTTTTCCGCAAGGAGGGCCCTCCGCTTGGTGTGGAATTTGACTCTCTTCCTTCTCGGGCATTTTGCTGCCATACGG ATCCTAAAAACTCTCGTCCATCTTGCCAAGACAACCAAGGAGCAGGCAAAAGGCTTAAG GTTTCCGAGCAAGCCATCTTAAGTCACCAGGTCTCTAATAAAAAGAGTGCTCCGACAAAGAAGCATGGTATTGGAAAAGGTTTGATGGCTCCGGCAAAGAAACATGGTATTGGGAAAGGTTTGATGACTCAGGCGAAGAAACATGGTATTGGGAAAGGTTTGATGACAGTTTGGCGGGCAACTAATCCTGATGGGGGTGATATTCCTACTGGTATCGATTATACAGACAGGGAAGTGGTTGTATCTCCAATCTCAACATCTACAGCACCTAAAAAACCACAACATCGGGTGAAAAGATCACAACAAGCTCCTGTGGCT GTAAGGTTAAGAAATAAATCACAAGATAGGAGGAAACAGTCCACCAGAAGAAGAGAG GTGGAACCCAACCAGGATGAGCATCTCAAACAACCAGATATAGTAAAATGTGAACTTGCTTTGGAAGGAGCAATATCTCGAGAAGACCTTAATCATGTAGCTATGCTTGTGGACGATGAAGAGCTGGAGCTGCAAGAGTTACAAGCAGGACCAAATCCACTGAGGTGTTCAGATCATTTTGCTGCTAACGGTATACATGGTTGTTCACTTTGCAAAG ATTTGCTGGCTAAGTTTCCTCCAAATTCTGTTAAGATGAAGCATCCATTTTGTACTCAACCTTGGGATTCTTCTCCAGAGATTGTCAAGAAATTGTTTAAG GTTTTCCATTTCCTTTATACTTATGCTGTTGCAGTTGATATATGCTCCTTCACTCTTGATGAATTTGCTCAATCATTTCATGACAAG GATTCCCTGTTACTTGGAAAAATTCATGTGGCCCTTCTCAAGCTTCTTATATCTGAGGTAGAAGCAGAGCTTAGTAATGGATATTTTCCCCCACATTTGAGCATATCCTGCAATTTTCTTGCATTACTTCACTCG GCTGAAAACCAAAAAGTTGCTCTGGAGTTTTGGAAGAGAGCTTTAAACCCTCTAACATGGACAGAAATACTGCGTCAAGTATTGGTTGCTGCTGGTTTTGGTTCAAAGCAAGGTGCAATGCGGAGGGAAGCCCTTAACAAG GAAATGAACCTCATGGTGAAGTATGGTCTACGCCCGGGTACATTGAAGTGcgaattgtttaaaattttgtcaGAGCAAGGAAATAATGGGTTGAAAGTTTCTGAGTTGGCAAAGTCATTGCCG attgcTGAATTGAATATTGCCAGTACAACTGAAGAACTGGAGTCTTTAATATGTTCATCTCTTTCAAGTGATATTACGTTATTTGAAAAGATTTCATCATCTTCCTATCGTCTTCGTATTAGTTCTGTTGCAAAGGAAGTCGATGAATTTCAATCTGACACTGAGGACTCTGGAAGTGTTGATGATGACCCTAATGACTGTGGTCCGTGTAGCGACAGCGATGATTCGGGTTGTGAATCAGGAAATTccaattcaagaaaatttaagtATATGAGCCGTCATAAAAGTCAAAATAACATGCTGATTGTACACAATGAAATTGATGAAAGCCATCCAGGAGAAGTCTGGTTGTTAGGATTGATGGAAGGTGAATATTCAGATTTAAGCATAGAAGAAAAGTTGAATGCATTAGTGGCTATAACTGATCTTCTTCTTGCTAGCTCCAGTATCAGAGTAGAG GATCCAACACAAGCTATTGCTGAATGCGCACCTAACATCCATCATTATGGTTCTGGCGCAAAATTAAAGAGGTCATCAACTAAACAGCATAGCATTGACAGGCCATCTTGGGGCTATACTGGACAAATGCATAGTGTAAAAGAAGCATACTCATTATTTAAGTTTCATCCAGTTGATTCTTCAGTGTCAATATCAAAGTCTTATGAGAAGGAGAGGTCCTCTGGCGAAGgagaaaatgtaaaagaaaaagaagttgaGTCAGGTTTGCATCTCATGCAATCTGTGTTTTTGGGGTCTGATCGCAGGTACAATAGATACTGGCTTTTCTTGGGCCCTTGTAGTGCATTGGGCCCTTGTAGTGTATATGATCCAGGCCATAGGAGGGTTTACTTTGAATCTTCTGAAGATGGTCACTGGGAGGTGATTGATACCGTAGAG GATTTGCGTGCCTTGTTGTCAGTTTTAGATGACAGAGGTAAGCGGGAGGCAATCCTTATTGAATCTTTGGAGAAGCGACAAGCATTTCTCTGTCAAGCAATgtcaaataaaatagtaaagaGTGCTGGAACCAGACATTTGACACAGTCTGATCAATCTGAGCTGGACATGGTCAGAGAGGACAGTTGTTCTCCAGTATCTGATGTAGACAACCTAAGCCTGACTGAGACTATAAAAGATTCTTTGCCTTCATCAGGGGCTGTTGTTCTAGATGTTGGAAATAAGGGAGAAGAACAACAAGAAAGATGGAGCAGACTACAAGAATTTGATTCCTGGATATGGAATTCTTTTTACTCAAATCTTAACGCTGTAAAACATGGTAAAAGATCATATCTTGATTCACTTGCTAGGTGTGAAAGTTGTCATGATCTATATTGGAGAGATGAGAAGCACTGTAGGATATGCCATACCACATTTGAGCTCGATTTTGATTTAGAAGAAAGATACGCCATCCATGCAGCCACATGTAGGGAGAAAGAAGACTCTGAAATTCTGTTCCCACAGCATAAGGTTCTATCTTCACAAATCCAGTCTCTGAAAGCTGCAATCCATGCAATTGAG TCAGTCATGCCTGAAGAAGCATTGGTGGGTGCTTGGACAAAGTCTGCTCATAAGCTTTGGGTCAAAAGGCTCCGACGTACCTCTTCTATGGCTGACCTTTTACAG GTTCTTGCTGATTTTGTTGGTGCCATCAATGAGGACTGGTTGTGTGAATGCAATGGTCAGCAAGTTTCCTTTAATATTATTGAAGAGACTATTACATCCTTTGCATCTATGCCGCAAACATCATCTGCAGTTGCactttggttggtggaattggatGCCTTAATTGCTCCCTACTTGGAAAAAGTTCGTTTTCAAAAGAGGCCAGAAATCAGTACCAAAG GTAGGTGTGCTCCAAAGCAATCAATGCAGCTTTCTTAA
- the LOC126722856 gene encoding neutral/alkaline invertase 3, chloroplastic-like, which yields MGTSEAVLQVLSGAVPRLFHSDSCFSTLDSIYASKFRLKCSRRRASRYLQFLKCSSVLQYGVGGIGSGLPNKKADPSSLQICKCQKSESVSGVTKEDGNGAWFVDNAKNLNPINGMVNAPNVLEFQDLQHLKEENEGLKSNSANGTLRDTFHKISVDSIEDEAWDLLRESVVYYCGSPIGTIAAKDPTSSNTLNYDQVFIRDFIPSGIAFLLKGEYDIVRNFILHTLQLQSWEKTMDCHSPGQGLMPASFKVRTVPLDGDDSATEEVLDPDFGEAAIGRVAPVDSGLWWIILLRAYGKCSGDLSVQERVDVQTGIKMILRLCIADGFDMFPTLLVTDGSCMIDRRMGIHGHPLEIQALFYSALLCAREMLAPEDGSADLLRALNNRLVALSFHIREYYWVDMKKLNEIYRYKTEEYSYDAVNKFNIYPDQISPWLVEWMPNKGGYLIGNLQPAHMDFRFFSLGNLWSVASGLATMDQSHAILDLIEAKWADLVAGMPLKICYPALEGQEWQIITGSDPKNTPWSYHNAGAWPTLLWQLTVACIKMDRPEIAAKAIEVAEKRISQDKWPEYYDTKRGRFIGKQSRLFQTWSIAGYLVAKLLLADPSKAKILITEEDSELVNAFSCMISANPRRKRGRKNLKQTYIV from the exons ATGGGAACTTCTGAAGCAGTTCTGCAAGTTTTGTCTGGGGCTGTACCTCGTCTATTTCATAGTGACTCATGTTTTAGCACGTTGGATTCAATATATGCTTCTAAATTCCGTTTAAAATGTTCGAGGAGAAGGGCCTCAAGGTATCTGCAGTTTCTCAAGTGTTCAAGTGTGCTGCAGTATGGAGTTGGAGGGATAGGAAGTGGTCTTCCCAATAAAAAAGCTGATCCTTCTTCGCTTCAAATTTGCAAATGCCAGAAATCCGAGAGTGTAAGTGGGGTAACTAAGGAAGATGGAAATGGGGCATGGTTTGTTGACAATGCAAAGAACTTAAATCCCATTAATGGTATGGTGAATGCGCCAAATGTTCTGGAGTTTCAGGATCTTCAACatttgaaagaagaaaatgagggTTTGAAATCTAACAGTGCAAATGGTACACTAAGAGATACCTTTCACAAGATTAGTGTTGATTCCATTGAGGATGAAGCATGGGACCTACTCCGGGAATCTGTGGTGTATTATTGTGGTAGTCCTATTGGAACAATAGCTGCAAAGGACCCGACAAGTTCCAACACGTTGAATTATGATCAAGTTTTCATACGAGATTTCATACCTTCTGGTATAGCTTTCTTATTGAAGGGGGAGTATGATATTGTTCGGAACTTCATCCTTCATACACTTCAGTTGCAG AGCTGGGAGAAAACAATGGATTGTCACAGTCCTGGTCAAGGGTTGATGCCAGCTAGTTTCAAGGTGCGTACAGTTCCCTTGGATGGTGATGATTCTGCAACAGAAGAGGTATTGGATCCTGACTTTGGAGAGGCAGCAATTGGCCGTGTCGCACCAGTTGATTCTG GATTATGGTGGATTATTTTATTACGTGCCTATGGAAAATGCTCTGGGGACCTGTCTGTTCAGGAGAGAGTTGATGTGCAAACAGgaattaaaatgattttaagGCTATGTATTGCTGATGGTTTTGATATGTTCCCTACGTTATTAGTGACAGATGGTTCCTGCATGATAGATCGGCGAATGGGAATTCATGGTCACCCTCTGGAAATACAG GCACTTTTTTATTCAGCGTTACTTTGTGCTCGTGAAATGCTTGCTCCTGAGGATGGATCAGCTGATCTTTTGCGGGCACTGAACAATCGTCTAGTAGCTCTGTCATTCCATATTAGAGAGTATTATTGGGTTGATATGAAAAAACTAAATGAGATTTATCGTTATAAGACTGAGGAGTACTCATATGATGCAGTTAATAAGTTCAATATATACCCAGATCAGATTTCTCCTTGGTTGGTGGAATGGATGCCCAATAAAGGTGGCTATCTAATTGGAAACTTGCAACCAGCTCACATGGATTTTCGATTTTTTTCTCTAGGAAACTTGTGGTCTGTTGCGAGTGGTCTGGCAACAATGGATCAATCACATGCCATATTGGATCTCATTGAAGCCAAATGGGCAGATTTGGTAGCTGGTATGCCGCTTAAGATTTGTTATCCTGCTCTTGAAGGTCAGGAGTGGCAGATTATCACAGGCAGTGATCCTAAGAACAC GCCTTGGTCCTACCATAATGCAGGTGCTTGGCCAACTTTGCTCTGGCAG CTCACAGTTGCATGCATAAAGATGGATAGGCCAGAAATTGCTGCTAAAGCTATTGAGGTTGCTGAGAAACGCATATCACAAGACAAGTGGCCTGAATATTATGACACTAAAAGAGGAAGGTTCATCGGAAAACAATCACGCCTGTTTCAGACCTGGTCAATTGCAGGATACCTTGTGGCAAAGCTCCTGCTTGCTGATCCAAGTAAAGCCAAGATTCTTATAACTGAAGAGGATTCTGAACTTGTCAATGCCTTCTCTTGCATGATTAGTGCAAACCCAAGAAGAAAGCGTGGTCGGAAGAATTTGAAACAGACATATATAGTATGA